A genome region from Euryarchaeota archaeon includes the following:
- a CDS encoding Mut7-C RNAse domain-containing protein codes for MRILCDEMLGSLARWLRVLGYDTQYARDMADIEIIERAAKEDRVVVTRDRQLAVRLAARAIFITSVDLDSQLDEFLDVAPENPDPSLFLSRCPACNEVLANGRPKEGDVPADVFVSGQATLFCAGCKKYYWEGSHTRNMRAFLARHIHSDGPE; via the coding sequence TTGAGGATATTGTGCGACGAGATGCTTGGAAGCCTTGCCCGCTGGCTCCGGGTCCTCGGCTACGACACGCAGTACGCCCGGGACATGGCCGACATCGAGATCATCGAGAGAGCAGCCAAGGAGGACCGTGTCGTCGTGACGCGAGACCGACAATTGGCGGTCCGCCTCGCGGCGCGGGCGATATTCATCACGAGCGTCGACCTCGACTCGCAGTTGGACGAGTTCCTTGATGTGGCGCCTGAAAACCCCGATCCTTCCCTTTTCCTTTCACGATGCCCGGCCTGTAACGAGGTCTTGGCGAACGGGCGACCGAAGGAGGGGGACGTGCCGGCAGATGTGTTCGTCTCGGGACAGGCCACATTGTTTTGTGCCGGCTGTAAGAAATACTATTGGGAGGGATCGCACACGAGGAACATGCGCGCCTTCCTTGCGCGTCACATACACTCCGACGGACCAGAATGA
- a CDS encoding type I restriction enzyme HsdR N-terminal domain-containing protein: MTESELQAVLRSQSSIVASGRKLSEANTRARIIDPFLRAIGWNFSPDEIEVEYPVQMASGNHPADYCLKVDGNPAAFLEAKALGTEIGERELKQTMSYGRNERVRWCMVCNGSDFIVLDTEAAAKNATDAIVIRFALHKASEFESYLEALSPEGLRKNRLADLADEIGQRRIALALFEEVREERSRRIVATLADVGVEESRIRAEVERLLDQVRLQLEGATPRLVMKSVEPTRLESPLGTSAVGRIRRERLVGDAEALVAVVQATPDGIPFLEKYRAWYQVPMKRNPAFCAFYITKPRQCIRFVAPVERVVPAPEWFRTTRVKFPELSDEVSEPKDWKTAVEFSNDTLWELEDPIPLQQGEPHVQGLIYTTLGRLRVAESVGTLRT, encoded by the coding sequence ATGACCGAGTCCGAGCTACAAGCCGTCCTTCGTTCGCAATCTTCGATCGTGGCCTCTGGCCGGAAGTTGTCGGAAGCCAACACGCGGGCGAGAATTATCGATCCATTCCTTCGGGCGATTGGATGGAATTTTTCGCCCGACGAAATCGAAGTGGAATACCCTGTCCAGATGGCATCCGGCAACCACCCGGCTGATTATTGCCTCAAGGTCGATGGAAATCCTGCGGCATTCCTCGAAGCCAAGGCACTAGGAACAGAAATCGGCGAAAGGGAATTGAAGCAAACGATGTCTTACGGCCGAAACGAGAGGGTCCGGTGGTGCATGGTTTGCAACGGGTCCGACTTCATCGTTCTTGATACGGAGGCTGCGGCAAAGAACGCCACGGACGCGATCGTAATAAGATTCGCTCTCCACAAGGCGTCCGAGTTCGAGTCTTACCTGGAGGCCCTGTCGCCCGAAGGGCTCCGGAAAAACCGATTGGCCGACCTCGCTGACGAGATTGGGCAACGAAGGATTGCTTTGGCACTCTTCGAGGAGGTGCGTGAGGAACGAAGCCGGCGAATCGTTGCCACGTTGGCTGACGTCGGCGTCGAGGAATCACGAATACGCGCGGAAGTCGAGCGTTTGCTCGATCAGGTACGCCTTCAATTAGAGGGGGCCACACCTCGCCTAGTCATGAAGTCGGTTGAACCAACTCGGCTTGAATCCCCCCTAGGGACCTCGGCCGTGGGCCGAATTCGTCGGGAGCGCCTGGTTGGAGACGCTGAGGCCCTAGTCGCGGTAGTGCAGGCAACGCCTGATGGCATTCCATTTCTGGAAAAGTATCGTGCATGGTATCAGGTCCCGATGAAAAGAAACCCGGCGTTTTGCGCCTTCTACATCACGAAGCCCCGTCAGTGCATAAGATTTGTTGCGCCCGTGGAACGCGTAGTGCCCGCTCCCGAGTGGTTCCGTACGACACGGGTCAAGTTTCCGGAGCTCTCCGACGAAGTGAGCGAGCCGAAGGACTGGAAAACGGCCGTAGAGTTCTCGAATGACACTCTCTGGGAGCTTGAGGATCCGATACCGCTTCAGCAAGGAGAACCCCATGTGCAAGGGCTCATTTACACGACCCTCGGTCGCCTCCGAGTGGCAGAGAGCGTAGGCACTTTGCGAACGTAA
- a CDS encoding dihydrofolate reductase family protein: MALRIKVASVSLIVTRDPSRRVRVVVNCAMSADGKIALKGGGRLRLSGPEDKARVERLRRDSDCILVGINTVLADDPSLLVETGLPPGRETPLRAILDTRLRTPRDARLLKGGRTIIFTGRAGERLEGAEVVALPTPIAPIAVVAELEKRGARVLLVEGGGEVIASFLASGLVDEFHTYVAPLIVGGRGAPTPAGGVGANSLETMWKLELVSATRLGEGALLSYRARK, translated from the coding sequence ATGGCCCTCCGTATTAAAGTCGCGAGCGTATCCCTTATCGTGACCCGTGACCCTTCCCGGCGCGTGAGAGTCGTCGTCAACTGCGCGATGTCGGCGGACGGGAAGATCGCCCTCAAGGGAGGCGGCCGATTGCGATTGTCCGGCCCCGAGGACAAGGCGCGAGTGGAGCGCCTTCGCCGGGATAGTGATTGCATCCTCGTCGGCATCAACACGGTGCTGGCGGACGATCCATCGCTCCTCGTAGAAACTGGCCTTCCCCCCGGTCGAGAGACGCCGCTACGGGCCATCTTGGACACGCGGCTTCGCACGCCGCGCGATGCGCGTCTACTCAAAGGCGGCCGCACGATCATCTTCACCGGCCGCGCCGGCGAGAGGCTCGAAGGCGCGGAGGTCGTCGCTCTTCCGACCCCCATCGCGCCCATCGCGGTCGTGGCCGAACTGGAAAAAAGGGGTGCTCGTGTGCTCCTCGTCGAGGGCGGCGGCGAAGTAATCGCCTCCTTCCTTGCATCGGGCCTTGTCGACGAGTTCCACACGTACGTCGCTCCCTTGATCGTCGGGGGGCGCGGCGCCCCAACCCCTGCCGGAGGAGTGGGGGCGAATAGCCTCGAAACCATGTGGAAGCTCGAACTCGTTTCCGCCACGCGATTGGGAGAAGGCGCGCTTCTCTCGTACCGAGCGCGAAAGTGA
- a CDS encoding SIS domain-containing protein, with the protein MGERIHRAASRFIAEQALDAIEGVPSGRSEEFLSILEAAKEVFIFGRGRSGLVGRALAVRLSHLGIASYVVGETITPPVQRGDVVILLSGSGETFSVLVTARVAKDLGAKIVAITENASSSIGDLGDLVIEIPHERGGRSREFAPLGTLFEASASLYLDGIVAELMRRVGETEDSMRTRHATLE; encoded by the coding sequence ATGGGCGAACGCATACACCGGGCCGCGAGCCGTTTCATCGCGGAGCAGGCACTCGATGCGATCGAAGGTGTGCCCTCGGGCCGTAGCGAGGAGTTCCTGAGCATCCTCGAGGCCGCCAAGGAGGTCTTCATTTTCGGGCGCGGTCGAAGCGGTCTCGTCGGGCGGGCGCTTGCCGTCCGCCTGTCCCACCTTGGGATAGCCTCCTACGTAGTCGGGGAGACGATCACGCCGCCAGTACAGCGCGGCGACGTCGTCATTCTTCTCTCGGGCTCGGGGGAGACGTTCTCCGTCCTCGTCACAGCGCGCGTCGCGAAGGACCTTGGAGCGAAGATAGTCGCGATCACGGAGAACGCGTCGTCCTCGATCGGCGACTTGGGCGATCTCGTGATCGAGATACCGCATGAGCGTGGCGGTCGCAGCCGCGAGTTCGCACCGCTCGGCACGTTGTTCGAGGCTTCGGCCTCGCTTTACCTCGACGGGATCGTCGCAGAATTGATGCGTCGAGTCGGTGAGACCGAGGACTCGATGCGCACGCGCCACGCGACATTGGAATAG
- a CDS encoding TIM barrel protein produces MIFIGPAGVPLSCKGRTVMEGIQHVQELGLNAMEVEFVRGIRMDEAYATEAGRLARDLGVRLSVHSPYYTNLASDDEKTIQKSIDKITLSGKMADLMGADVVVCHPGFYTTLGKRESVKKAIKTTETIMQYFEEGKFQVKLGLEIMGKQQTFGDIQEVKEVCEAVPGTTPVIDFSHVHARSNGGLKTRDEFQRVFNAFESLNVKHWYSYVTGVKYVNGSELYHVPIKKGDMDVDNLVEVVLDNAYDITIISNSPIVEHDAMFVKIHFERALEKRGFAGGRGARPIVEG; encoded by the coding sequence ATGATTTTCATTGGTCCTGCCGGCGTTCCGCTTTCCTGCAAAGGCCGCACCGTGATGGAGGGGATCCAGCATGTGCAGGAGCTCGGCCTCAACGCGATGGAAGTGGAGTTCGTCCGTGGCATCAGGATGGACGAGGCCTATGCGACGGAAGCGGGGAGACTCGCCCGCGACCTCGGTGTGCGGCTCTCCGTGCATAGCCCTTACTACACGAACCTCGCCTCCGATGACGAGAAGACGATCCAGAAGTCCATCGACAAGATCACTCTCTCCGGCAAGATGGCCGACCTCATGGGGGCGGATGTCGTCGTCTGCCACCCCGGCTTCTACACGACCCTCGGGAAGAGGGAATCGGTCAAGAAGGCCATCAAGACGACCGAGACCATAATGCAGTACTTCGAGGAAGGGAAGTTCCAAGTGAAGCTCGGCCTCGAGATAATGGGCAAGCAGCAGACCTTCGGTGACATCCAAGAGGTCAAGGAGGTGTGCGAGGCTGTACCGGGGACGACGCCGGTCATCGATTTCTCGCACGTGCACGCGAGGTCGAACGGTGGACTCAAGACTAGGGATGAGTTCCAACGCGTCTTCAACGCCTTCGAGTCGCTCAACGTGAAGCACTGGTACTCGTACGTCACGGGCGTCAAGTACGTGAACGGCAGTGAACTCTACCACGTCCCCATCAAGAAGGGCGACATGGACGTGGACAACCTTGTCGAAGTCGTCCTCGACAACGCGTACGACATCACGATAATCTCCAACAGTCCGATCGTCGAGCATGACGCGATGTTCGTGAAGATCCATTTCGAACGCGCGCTCGAAAAGCGCGGCTTCGCGGGAGGCCGCGGTGCGCGCCCGATCGTGGAGGGGTAG
- a CDS encoding S8 family serine peptidase produces MRFPLGPLIAILILAAPSLAQVATERIYAAESLWGVKHQISVDRMWLTLREPWLKRPSGEGVRIAIIDTGVDASHPDLEGSVVLFRDFVGDKDGRFSEKAYDDNGHGTHIAGAMVGRGHLQLNPVSYYWMTGERGIAPDARLLVAKAMDHAGVGTDDVVARAIRWAVAPNGDFTIGADIINLSIGVEDQERPTGRGVLGATVGTQTRRAVEDAIAKGVIVVVSSGNDGKGEVSQPGDIDLVISVGAVDRDGGVTEFSSFGSRLDLVAPGVLISAVPRDLDTNDFRDDGYVGMAGTSMAAPIVSGVVALMMEAQPALRERNVEGGMETKVAHVQDVLRRSADPIPGANAKDGAGLVNAYRTLSAIDAGTGKVDLVSTAVGLLVVALPIYGLVGLYRRVKRQRPEGDSAELAGFERSGEGKDGFPPE; encoded by the coding sequence ATGCGTTTCCCGCTCGGCCCCCTCATCGCCATTCTCATCCTTGCAGCTCCCTCCCTGGCGCAGGTCGCGACCGAACGCATCTACGCGGCCGAGTCGCTCTGGGGGGTGAAGCATCAGATAAGCGTGGATCGCATGTGGCTGACCTTACGCGAGCCTTGGCTCAAAAGACCGAGCGGCGAAGGCGTCCGCATCGCCATCATAGACACGGGTGTAGACGCAAGCCACCCGGACCTCGAAGGGAGCGTCGTCCTTTTTCGGGATTTCGTGGGGGACAAGGACGGGCGTTTCTCGGAGAAAGCCTACGACGACAACGGGCACGGCACACACATCGCCGGGGCGATGGTCGGGCGCGGCCACCTTCAACTCAATCCGGTGAGCTACTATTGGATGACGGGCGAGCGCGGGATCGCCCCAGACGCGCGTCTCCTCGTCGCCAAGGCAATGGATCATGCGGGGGTCGGGACTGATGACGTGGTCGCGCGTGCGATCCGGTGGGCGGTGGCGCCGAACGGTGATTTCACGATCGGCGCGGACATCATCAACCTCTCGATCGGCGTGGAGGACCAGGAACGCCCCACCGGCCGCGGAGTCCTCGGAGCGACGGTCGGCACGCAGACAAGACGCGCCGTCGAGGACGCCATCGCCAAAGGCGTCATCGTCGTCGTCTCTAGCGGCAACGACGGCAAGGGCGAGGTGTCACAACCCGGCGACATCGACCTCGTCATCAGCGTCGGCGCGGTGGATCGCGACGGCGGCGTCACCGAGTTCTCGAGTTTCGGGTCGCGGCTTGACCTCGTGGCGCCTGGAGTACTCATCAGCGCAGTGCCTCGCGACCTTGACACGAACGATTTCCGTGACGACGGGTACGTCGGGATGGCCGGCACGTCGATGGCCGCGCCCATTGTGAGCGGGGTCGTCGCCCTCATGATGGAGGCGCAGCCGGCGTTACGGGAGCGAAACGTCGAGGGCGGCATGGAAACGAAGGTCGCGCACGTGCAAGACGTCCTACGCCGGAGCGCGGACCCGATCCCGGGGGCAAATGCGAAAGACGGGGCGGGGCTCGTCAACGCCTACCGGACGCTTTCGGCAATAGACGCCGGGACGGGAAAGGTGGACCTCGTTTCGACGGCGGTGGGCCTTCTCGTCGTCGCTCTCCCGATCTATGGGCTCGTCGGACTGTACCGGCGCGTCAAACGCCAAAGACCCGAGGGCGATTCCGCCGAGCTCGCCGGGTTCGAGCGATCGGGCGAGGGAAAGGACGGCTTTCCTCCGGAATAG